The nucleotide window CTGAGGGCGTCCAGGTAGGCCTCCTGGTTGCCGTCACGCCCGGCGTCACGGGCGGCGACGGTGGGGTGGTGCAGGAGACGGGCGGCCAGGTGGTGCAGGGCGCGGGCGGCGTCCTGGGCGTCAACCACGCCGTCGCGCGGGCGCAGGCGGGCCACCTCGTCCTCCACGACGGCGGCCACGTGGCGCCGCAGCCCACAGATCACTGGGTCCATGCGCCGTCCGCCTTGGGCGCGGGTGTAAGCGGCTACTTCTTGGGCGATGAGCGCGCGAGCGGCACGCACCTGCTCGGCTGCGGCGGCGGGCACGGCGCGCTGCACGGCGGCCAGGTCGATCAGGTCGACGCCGGGCAGTTCGGCCACACGCGCGTCGACGTCGCGGCGCAGGGCCAGGTCCAGGATCACCAGGGGCCGTTCGGCGGGCTCAGCCAGGGAATGGCGCTCCTCGTGGCGGTCCAGGAGAGCGGGCTCGGTGGGGTGGCGTAGGCGGGCGGCGGAGGCCACCAGCTCGGGTTTGATGATGGGGGTGCCCAGGCCGCGGCAGGTGATGACTAGGTCCGCGCGGGTGAGGGCCTCGGGCAGAGTCTCGGCGCGCAGGGCGCGCAGACCATGACCGTCGGCGAAGGCTTGGGCGCGGTCTGAGCGAGAGTAGACCTCGACGTCGCGGGCGCCGCGCTCACGCAAGGTGGTGACGGTGGCGCCAGCGTAGGCGCCCGTACCGACAAGCAGGATGCGACAGTGTTCCAGGGGTGGGAGCTGGGCGGAGGCCAGGTCCAGGCCCACGGCCACTACGCTGCGGCCGGTCCCGGCCAGGGTGGTGTGGGTGGTGACGCGACGGGAGGTGGCGGAGGCGTGCTCGACGGCGCGGGTTAGGGCGCCGGTGGCGGTGCCTTCGCGAGTGGCGACCAGGTGGGCGCGGCGCAGCTGTCCGGCGATCTCGCGCTCTCCGACGACCATTGACTCCAGCCCGGCGGCGGTGGCGAAGAGTTCGGTGATGGCTTCCTGCCCACTCCAATGGCTGAGGACCATGCGGGGTGGGGCGGTGGTGGTCTCCTGCATACCAGCTCGCCCGGCGCCGTCGCCGTTCCCCTGTGCGTGGGGGGCACGCAACTCCAGGAAGGTGGTGAGGTCCTGGGGCAGGGTGGCGCTGGCGGCGGCGTCAGCGTCCAGGAGAAGGGCCAGGCGGTTGCAAGTGGCTAGGACGATAGCGCCGCGCACGCCGTCGATGGCGGCACACAGTTCCGGGCCCAAGCGCGCAGTGACGGCACCCAGGCGGGCGACGACGTCGAGTCCGTGGGTGCGGTGGTCAGCGGAGAACAGGTGGATCACGGCGCCTGCATTGAAGCACCTGTGAGCGCTAGGGGCACAATAGGTCCTAGATGGCCCAAAGGTTTTGGGAACACGACGTCATATTGAGGGCACAGAATTGGAGCCTCGGACGGCAGTTCTAGCAGCCCCCAGGGATTTTGTCTGGAAAGCACCAGGTTGTTTCCCTATGGTGCCGTCTTCAGAAATCCGATTATTTATCGGAACACATAGTCAGTTTCTAGGTACTCATGAGGTATTCCGTGAGCGTGGCCGCACCTAATTCATCCCGACCGCTGCCCGCGCTACTGCGCGCCCTAACCGGAGACCGCCCCGACCGCACCCCCGTGTGGTTCATGCGCCAAGCCGGCCGCTCCCTGCCCGAGTACCGCACCCTGCGCGAGCGTGCCGCCATCTCCATGCTAGACGTCTGCCTGCGCCCTGACCTGGCCGCCGAGGCCACCCTCCAACCCGTCCGCCGCCACGGCGTGGACGCCGCCGTCTTCTTCTCCGACATCATGGTGCCGCTGCGCCTAGCCGGAGTGGGGGTGCGTATCGAGCCCGGCGTTGGCCCAGTGATGGCCGAGCCGGTGCGCGACGCCGCCGCCATCGCCAAACTCACCGCCCACCAGTATGGCCAGGACGAGTGGGCCGACGGCGTGCAGGCCGTGGCCGACGGCGTCGCCACCGTGGTGCGTGAGCTGGGCACCCCTGCCACGCTGAGCGCTACCCCCACCGCCCTGGGCCGCTCACTCACCCCCCTAGGCCGCGAACTCACCGAGCGGGAACTCGCTGGCCTGGCCCACAGCGCAGACGTGGCTGGATGGACCCCCGTGCTGGGCTTCGGCGGGGCCCCCTTCACCCTGGCCGCCTACCTGGTGGAGGGCCGCCCCAGCCGCGACCATCTGGCCGCCCGCAGCCTCATGCACGCGGATCCCGCCAGTTGGGAGCGCCTCATGACCTGGTGCGCCGAGCTCACCGGCCAGTTCATCGCCACGCAGGTTAAAGCCGGGGCCAGCGCCGCCCAGCTCTTTGACTCCTGGGCGGGCGCCCTGTCCCCCCAGGACTACCGCGACCGGGTAGCCCCCTACTCGGCGCTGGCGATCGCACGGGCCCGCGAAGCCACCTCCCCCACCACCGGCCAGAGCGTGCCACTAATCCACTTTGGCACTGGAACTGCACGGATCCTGGCGGATATGCACGACACCGGGGCGCAGGCCGTGGGCGTGGACGACCGCACCAGCCTGGCTGAGGCGCTGGCGGCACTGTCCCGCTCACGCGCGGGACTATGCCCGGTGCAGGGAAACGTGGACCCAGCTCTCCTGGCCGCCGGGCCCGCACCCTTGGAACGCGCCGTGGCTGATTGTCTGGAGGCGGGCCGTGCCGCGCCGGGGCACGTGGTGAACCTTGGCCACGGGGTGCCGCCCACCACCGACCCGGCCGTGCTAACCAGCGTGGTGGCCCAGGTGCACGGCTCGGCTGACTGGCGCCAGGTGGCAGCCGTGCCCTGGGAGCCACGCGCATGAGCCAGCAGGCCCCAGGGGCAACGGATACCGGCAGGACTAAGGCGGCGCAGAGCCCGAGCGTGCTCACGTCACACCCGGGCACAGCACCCACCTCCACTGTCCCTGGCCCCCAGCCCACAGCTGGTGGACTAGCTGACCGCTACGACGCCGTCGTTGCTGGGGGAGGTATTGCGGGATTGGCTGCTGCCTGGGAGCTGGTGCGTCACGGCCTGCGGCCCCTGCTGGTGGAGGCGCGCGGCTACACCGGCGGCCTGGTGACCAGCGGCCCCATCGCTGGGGTGCCGATGGACCTGGGCGCGGAGGGCTTCGTGCTGCGCGGCACCGCTGTCAGTGAGATTGCGCAAACCTGTGGGCTAGAGATCGTGCCTCCATCCGGTGATGGCGCCCGCCTCTACCTGCCGCCGCTAAGTGAGGGTGTTTGGGCGCTGCACCGCTTCCCAGCCGACGCCTTCCTGGGGATCCCTGCCAGCCCTATGGCCGCCGACGTTCTCTCCGTAATCGGTGAGGCTGCTGCCCGCCGCGCCACCGCCGACGCCGAGATGGGCGGCCTGGTGGGTACCAGCCCGGAGGACCCCGCCGATCTAGCCTCCTTCATCTGCACCCGCATGGGTGAGGCTGTGCTCGACCGTCTAGTGCGGCCTATCGTGACAGGCATCCACGCGGCCGACCCGGCCGACCTGGCAGCTGATACCGTGGCCCCGGGCCTGCGCGCCGCCACCCGCCGCCTGGGCAGCCTGCAAGCCGCCGTCTCCGAAATCCTGGCGCAACGCCGCGCCCGCACCGCCGGTCGCACTATGGACGTCACCACTGCCGGAGGCCTGGCCCGTCTGCCCCAGGCCATGCGTGAGGCTATTGAGGCAGCCGGAGGTCGGGTGTGCACCCGCACCGGCGCGCAACAACTCAGGCGGATCAATACTGACGGCAGCGTAGGCGGCTTGTGGGAGTTGGCACTCACCCCCACCGGCCGGGGCGCCACACCCTCGGCTGAGCCTGTGCCCACCGGCGCCGCCCAGCTGGTGCGTACCCCGCTGGTGGTGCTCGCCTGTTCGGCGAGTGCGGCACAACGGCTGCTAGCCGGGGCCGGGGTTGAGACAGCCCTGGAGGTGCCGCAGGGCTCCCCCATCGCCCGTTTCACCCTGGTGGCCCACGCCCCTGAGCTAGACGGCGCACCGGTGGGCTCCGGCCTACTGGTGGCTCCCGTGACCGACGGCACGGCCCCGGTGGACGCTAAGGCCCTGTCCCACCTGAGTGTGAAATGGCCTTGGGTGGGCGCCGGGCTGCACCGCCTGCACGGGCCTCACACACACGCGCTGCGCTTGTCCTACGGACGGCCCGGCGAACCTCGCCCTGAGGTCACTTTAGAGGGTGCATTGGCGGATGTGGAGGCCCTGACCGGCGTGCGCATCCCCAAAGAACATGTGCTGGAGCACCGCCTGGTGCGCTGGGACGGGACCTTGCCGCCGGTCTCAGTCGACTACCGGGCGCAGGCCGCGCAGATCGGGTCACAGGCGGAGGCCCAGCCGGGCTTGGGACTAACCGGCGCCTGGGTGGCAGGTACGGGTATCGCTGCGGTGGTCGCACACGCCCGCACACAAGCGGCACGCTTGGCCGGTAGCCTCCAGATAACACAGCCCCTGACGGATACGGGCACTAAGGGCGGCACCGCGGGCAGTGCGCCGGTGGTCGCCGCGCCCGCCACCGGCAGCACGAGCACCGCCAAACCGGCCACGCAAAACCCGGACGCCCACAACACGACCACTATTCGCGGGCGAGCCGCCGATATCGAGGAGGAGTGTTCATGAGCAACAGCAAGGTCGTCCGGCTGGGCACACGCGCCTCAGTCCTGGCCACCACCCAGTCCCGCACCGTGGCCCAGGCCCTGGAGGTGGCCGCTGCGAGCGCCGGGGTACCGCTGGAGGTGGAGCTGGTGAAGGTGCGTACGCGCGGCGACGTCGACCCCGCCTCCCTGACCCGGCTGGGTGGCGTGGGGGTCTTTGCAGCTGCCCTGCGGGAGACCCTGCTGGACGGCGGCTGCGACCTGGCCGTCCACTCCTTCAAGGACCTGCCCACCGTCCCCGTACCGGGTCTGATGGTTTCGGCCGTGCCGCAGCGGGAGGACCCGCGAGACGCGCTGTGTCTGAGCCCGGAGTTGGTGGCGCGGGGTGTGCCCGGCCTGGAGGCCCTGCCCTTGGGTGCGCGCGTGGGCACCGGTTCGCCGCGCCGCTGCGCCCAGCTGCTGGCCCTGCGCCCGGACCTGGAGCTGGTGGATTTGCGTGGGAACGTGCCTACCCGCCTGGCCCGGGTGGTCGGCTCGGTGGTCAGCGTGGATGGCCCGGTGGGGGCCTCGCGTGAGCCGAATCTGGACGCGGTGGTGCTGGCCTTGGCGGGGCTGCGGCGCCTGGGCCTGGAGTCTTACGCCACCTTGGTGCTGGCGGACACCCCGGAGAGGGCTGAGGTTACGGGCGCCCCGCTGATGCTGCCTGCCCCCGCACAAGGGGCCTTGGCGGTGGAGACCCGCATCGATGTGGCCGAGCAGCTCCCCGCACTGGCGACGGCGCTGGCAGTCCTGGATGACCCGGTGACGCGGGCGGCGGCCACGGCGGAGCGGGCCTTGATGACTGGGCTACAGGCGGGCTGCGCAGCCCCGGTGGGGGCGCTGGCGCAGATGGCAGACGGGGCGCTGCGCCTGGATGCCGTTGTGGTGTCCCCGGAGGGGGCACGGCAGGTGAGCGTGCGCGAGCACAGCGAGCTGGCTGAGGCGCAGACGCTGGGGATGCGGGCGGCAGCGGCACTGCTGGCGCAGGGCGCTGGGGAGGTAGCGGATCTAGGGGCTACTAAGCCCGCCGACGGCGGCCCCCGGGAGCCCGCGTGAATGGTGCTTTGAGCGGCTGCCGGGTGCTGTTGACCCGAGTGCGCCAGAACGACGCCCTGGCACAGGCCCTGCGCGACGCTGGCGCGCAGGTGGAGGCCGTGGCGCTGACCCGCACTGTCCCGGGTGACATCACGGTGCGTGAGAGCGCTCAGGCCCTGGCAGCTTCCGGCGAGGCCGCCTGGCTGCTGCTGACTTCTGCCCGCACCTTGGAATGCCTGGACTTGAGCGGCCTGTCTTCCACCACGCGGGTGGGGGTGGTTGGGGAGGCGACGGCGCAGGCCGCCGCCAATGCGCTCGGCCACCCGGTGGACTTGGTGGCCGGTGGCAGCGCCGCCGCCATGCTGGAGGCTGCGGAGCTGGCTGAGTTGGCTGAGCCGACTGAGAGTTGCCAAGGGTCCAGGCGCCTGGTGCTGCTTCCCGGCTCAGCCCTGTCCAGCCCCCTGCTGGCGGAGGGCTTACAGGCGCGCGGCTGGCAGGTGAAGGTGCTGCCGGTCTATAGCACGGCTCCGGTCGCGGCCGACGCGCTGCCGGAGGGGCTCGCTGACCGCTACCAAGCAGGGGCTTTCGACGTTGTCGTGGTTACTGCTGGGTCGGGGGCGTGGGCCCTCAGCGAACTGCTGGGCCTACCTCCTGCGGGCACGGTGGTGGCTACGCTCGGGGAGCCGTCCGCGCGGACCGCCCGCAACCTGGGTCTGCCCGCCCCGCCCGGCGCGGTGGCCCGCCGACCCAGACCAGACGCCCTGGTGGCCGCAGTGGCTGCCGCCCACAAGCACCTAGGAGAGCAGGCATGAGCACCACCCCCGATTCCGCCGCCGAGTTCCTGCGCCGCCGCAACGTGCCCGCCCCTGGCGCCCCAACTGTCCGGCCCCGCCGTCTGCGCGCCACCCCCGCGCTGCGTGGACTCGTGGCGGAGACGCGCGTGGCACCAGGCCAGTTGATCTACCCGGCCTTCGTGCGCGAAGACATTACTGAACTCCAAGCGATTGCCGCCATGCCGGGCCAGTTCCAGCACACCCTGGACTCGATCCGCCGGGAGGCGGCCGCCTGTGCCGCCGCCGGGGTGGGCGCCATAGACCTATTCGGAGTGCCCGCCACGCGCGACGCCGTCGGCTCAGGAGCCTGGGCAGCTGAGGGGATCCTCAACCGGGCGGTGGCTGCCGTGCGCGCGGAGGTGGGCGATGCCCTGGTGGTGTGCGCGGACACCTGCCTGGATGAGTTCACCAGCCACGGGCACTGCGGCGTGCTGCGCTCCGGCTCTGGCCCGCGCGCCGGGGAGGTGGACAATGACGCTACCCTGCCCCTATACCAGGCGATGGCCGTGGCCCAGGCGGAAGCTGGGGCGCACATGGTCTCACCCTCGGGGATGATGGACGGGCAGGTAGCGGCGATTCGTGCGGCTCTGGATGCCACTGGGCATGAGGACGTGACTATTCTGGCGTATTCCGCCAAGTACGCCTCCGCTTACTTCGGCCCCTTCCGAGAGGCCGTGGGCTCCACCCTGCAGGGGGACCGGCGCAGCTATCAGCAGGATCCAGCCAATCGGCGTGAGGGCTTGCGTGAGGCGCTGCTGGACGTGGCTGAGGGAGCGGACATCGTGATGGTCAAGCCTGCTGGCCCCTACCTGGATGTGCTGGCCGACGTCGCCGCTGCCAGCCCCGTGCCGGTGGCTGCCTACCAGGTCAGTGGCGAGTACGCGATGGTGGAGGCAGCTGCTGAACGCGGATGGGTGGATCGCGAGCGCGTTATCACGGAGTCCGTGACCGGGATCGTGCGGGCCGGGGCGGACTGCGTGCTGACCTACTGGGCCCGCGAGATCGCCGAGCGCTTGCAGGCCTAAGCGGCTATTCGTGTCAGGGTCCGTCTGTATCCTGACCGGGTGGACCTACTCAAGCGAGCGGCGCTGCGATGTACCAGTCTCATCAACCAGCTCAACGCTGAGAACCAGGTGAGGCTCGGGCAGTTCTTCACGCCGCCAGAGGTCGCAAAGGCCATGGCGCATCTGGCGCACCTGCTAGAGCGCGGAGCCCTTCGTATCCTTGACCCGGGCGCTGGCACTGGCGTGCTTTCCGCAGCGGTAATTGAACGCGCCCACGCACAGTGTCCTGACCTCAAGGTTGAACTAACAGCAGTCGAGGCAGACGCCAGTCTGCTCCTGGCGCTAACGGAAACTCTCCGGGACTGCGAGAGAATCGGTGCGCGCACCAAAAGAACGCCACGCCTGGGCCTCAGAGGTGGTCATTGAAGACTTCATCTTCGTTCCAACATCAGACGACGCCGCCGAGACAGTCTCCTGGATGGCACATGCCCGGCATACGCAGGTTAACGCTGGCGATCTCCGCAAGATGCGATTCCCGAGCTTGGAGCAGTTCCTTACGTTGGGACACCCCCCTTGACCCAGAAGAGGGCTGCGAGGGCCACTACATCACCCGTCTCTCCCAACAAATGCATCAAAGAACAATTACAGAATCAATCCCGATGCCCTGCTGACTAAGGGCGCATACAGCCCAGCACTTCAGTCTTTCCAATCAACAGATACGCCCAGGAGGAGCCATGAGCACCCAGACCAACGCCGCCCTGTTCGAGGCTGCCCGCCGCGTCATCCCGGGGGGCGTGGACTCCCCGGTGCGTGCCTTCGGTTCTGTGGGCGGCACTCCCGCCTTCATCGCCTCCGCCTCCGGCGCCCACGTCACCGACGCCGCTGGACGCAGCTACGTGGACCTGGTGGGCTCCTGGGGGCCCGCCCTGCTGGGGCACGCCCATCCCGCCGTCGTTGACGCCGTGCAGCAGGCCGCCGCCCGCGGACTATCTTTCGGGGCGCCTACCGCCGCCGAGACCGCCCTGGCACAGGCCGTGCGCCGCCGCGTCCCAGCCGCTGAGCGGGTGCGCTTCGTGTCCACGGGCACGGAAGCCACCATGACGGCGATCCGCCTTGCCCGTGGGGCGACCGGCCGGGACCTGATCGTGAAGTTCGCGGGCTGCTACCACGGGCACTCCGACGGGCTACTGGCCGCCGCCGGTTCGGGTGTGGCCACGGGCGGCCTGCCTGGCAGCGCGGGCGTGCCCGAGGCCATCACCTCCTGCACCATCGTCCTGCCTTACAACGACGTCGCCGCCCTAGAGGCCTGCTTCGCGGCGCGTGGTGAGCAGATCGCCGCCGTCATCACCGAGCCCGCCCCCGCGAATATGGGAATCGTGCCACCCGCCCCCGGTTTCAACGCCGCGATCCGGCAGGTGACGGCCACGCATGGTGCCCTTATGATCGCCGACGAGGTGCTCACGGGCTTCCGTGTGGGCCCGGCTGGCTTCTGGGGCCTGGAGGCACTGGATGGCTGGTCCACGGAGAACCCTGACGCCGTCGCCGTGGCGGGGGCGCCGTCGTGGCCAGGTACACAGTGGCGGGAGCAGGCCGCCTGGGTGCCGGACCTGCTGACCTTTGGGAAAGTCGTTGGTGGTGGCATGCCCTTAGCGGCATTGGGCGGGCGCACGGAGATCATGGAGCTGCTGGCTCCTGCTGGGCCCGTATACCAGGCGGGCACGCTCTCCGGGAACCCCCTGGCTACCGCCGCCGGGCTAGCTACCCTGGAGCTGGCCGACGACACCATCTACGCGCACGTGGCCGCCCAGGCCCAGGCCGTAGCTGGGGTGGTCAGTGCGGCCTTGAGCGCGGAGGGGGTGGCGCACCGGGTGCAGCGCTCTGGCTCCCTGTTTTCCATCATGTTCGGGGAGCAGGCGGCGGCTCACGGCGTGCGGGACTACGAGCAGGCCAAGACGCAGGAGACCTGGCGTTTTGGACCGTTCTTCCACGCCTTCCTGGAGGCGGGGGTGGCCCTGCCGCCGTCAATCTTTGAGTCTTGGTTCCTGTCCGCTGCGCACGGCGAGCCGGAACTGGAGCAGATCGCGCAGGCGGCCCGGGTTGCGGCTCACGCTGCGGCGGCAGCTCAGGAGGGTCACCTATGAGTAGAAACCCAGCAGTCTGAAACAACCTGGATGTGTCTTGACAGGCAAGATACGGATATTTACCCGGGGTTTCAAGGAAAACCCCAGGAATATCGGATTCCCTAACAAAGCAATCATTTGCTACAAATGGCCTTTGTAGGTGTGGTCCAGACCTGAGGGCCGTACCCGATCCCGACCTATCCCTGTAGGAGGACGGATCAGCGATGTCTACCAGGACCGCTGCCCACAGAGTCCACACACACCTTGCTGAGCCCAGCACGGTGGACACCAACCCACGCGTTTTGGCGTGGCACCACCTGGCCCTGATGGGCTTCGTGACGGTCTGGGGTTTTGGCAACGTCGTCAGCAACTTCGCCAACCAAGGGCTAGCCGTTGTCTCCTCCTGGCTGGCCATCATGGTGGTGTACTTCCTGCCCTACGCCTTGATGGTTGGGGAGATGGGTGCCACCTTCCCTGAGGCCAGGGCGGGTGTGGCCAGCTGGGTCCGTTCCACACTAGGTTCCGGTTGGGCCTACCTGTGTGGCTGGACCTACTGGGTGGTGCACATCCCCTACCTGGCGCAGAAGCCACAGGCGCTACTGATCGCCCTGGGCTGGGCGGTGGAAGGCAAGAACGGAGTCATTAACAGCTACCCCGTCTGGGCGGTGCAGATGGTAGTGCTGGTGGTGTTCCTGGGCTTCACCTGGTTGGCCTCACGCGGCATCTACTCGGTGAGGATCCTGGGCACCGTGGCTGGCCTGGCCTCTGTGGTGATGGGGGGCCTGTACATCCTGCTGATGTTCGCCGCCCCCGTGATTCGCGGAGCACAAGTGGCCACACCGCGCCTGACCTCCCTATCCACCTATGTGCCCGACTTTGACCTGGGGTACTTCACCACCATCGCCATGCTGCTGCTCGCGGTAGGTGGGGCGGAGAGGATCTCTCCCTACGTCAGCAATATGCGAGACACGCGGTACGGCTTCTCGCAGGGCATGGTGCTTATGGCCCTGCTGGTGGCGAGTTCTGCACTGTTGGGCTCCTTGGCCTTGGGGATGATGTTCGACGTCGATCACATGGACGCCAAGATGCTGGCGGACTTCAAAGCTAACGGCCAGTACCTGGCCTTCCAGAAGCTCGGACGCTACTACGGTGTGGGCAACGCTTTCATGGTGCTGC belongs to Actinomyces trachealis and includes:
- a CDS encoding protoporphyrinogen/coproporphyrinogen oxidase; amino-acid sequence: MLTSHPGTAPTSTVPGPQPTAGGLADRYDAVVAGGGIAGLAAAWELVRHGLRPLLVEARGYTGGLVTSGPIAGVPMDLGAEGFVLRGTAVSEIAQTCGLEIVPPSGDGARLYLPPLSEGVWALHRFPADAFLGIPASPMAADVLSVIGEAAARRATADAEMGGLVGTSPEDPADLASFICTRMGEAVLDRLVRPIVTGIHAADPADLAADTVAPGLRAATRRLGSLQAAVSEILAQRRARTAGRTMDVTTAGGLARLPQAMREAIEAAGGRVCTRTGAQQLRRINTDGSVGGLWELALTPTGRGATPSAEPVPTGAAQLVRTPLVVLACSASAAQRLLAGAGVETALEVPQGSPIARFTLVAHAPELDGAPVGSGLLVAPVTDGTAPVDAKALSHLSVKWPWVGAGLHRLHGPHTHALRLSYGRPGEPRPEVTLEGALADVEALTGVRIPKEHVLEHRLVRWDGTLPPVSVDYRAQAAQIGSQAEAQPGLGLTGAWVAGTGIAAVVAHARTQAARLAGSLQITQPLTDTGTKGGTAGSAPVVAAPATGSTSTAKPATQNPDAHNTTTIRGRAADIEEECS
- the hemC gene encoding hydroxymethylbilane synthase encodes the protein MSNSKVVRLGTRASVLATTQSRTVAQALEVAAASAGVPLEVELVKVRTRGDVDPASLTRLGGVGVFAAALRETLLDGGCDLAVHSFKDLPTVPVPGLMVSAVPQREDPRDALCLSPELVARGVPGLEALPLGARVGTGSPRRCAQLLALRPDLELVDLRGNVPTRLARVVGSVVSVDGPVGASREPNLDAVVLALAGLRRLGLESYATLVLADTPERAEVTGAPLMLPAPAQGALAVETRIDVAEQLPALATALAVLDDPVTRAAATAERALMTGLQAGCAAPVGALAQMADGALRLDAVVVSPEGARQVSVREHSELAEAQTLGMRAAAALLAQGAGEVADLGATKPADGGPREPA
- a CDS encoding uroporphyrinogen-III synthase, with the translated sequence MNGALSGCRVLLTRVRQNDALAQALRDAGAQVEAVALTRTVPGDITVRESAQALAASGEAAWLLLTSARTLECLDLSGLSSTTRVGVVGEATAQAAANALGHPVDLVAGGSAAAMLEAAELAELAEPTESCQGSRRLVLLPGSALSSPLLAEGLQARGWQVKVLPVYSTAPVAADALPEGLADRYQAGAFDVVVVTAGSGAWALSELLGLPPAGTVVATLGEPSARTARNLGLPAPPGAVARRPRPDALVAAVAAAHKHLGEQA
- a CDS encoding glutamyl-tRNA reductase, with the translated sequence MIHLFSADHRTHGLDVVARLGAVTARLGPELCAAIDGVRGAIVLATCNRLALLLDADAAASATLPQDLTTFLELRAPHAQGNGDGAGRAGMQETTTAPPRMVLSHWSGQEAITELFATAAGLESMVVGEREIAGQLRRAHLVATREGTATGALTRAVEHASATSRRVTTHTTLAGTGRSVVAVGLDLASAQLPPLEHCRILLVGTGAYAGATVTTLRERGARDVEVYSRSDRAQAFADGHGLRALRAETLPEALTRADLVITCRGLGTPIIKPELVASAARLRHPTEPALLDRHEERHSLAEPAERPLVILDLALRRDVDARVAELPGVDLIDLAAVQRAVPAAAAEQVRAARALIAQEVAAYTRAQGGRRMDPVICGLRRHVAAVVEDEVARLRPRDGVVDAQDAARALHHLAARLLHHPTVAARDAGRDGNQEAYLDALSLVLGIKLGDDDAPAPADCPDLPGQPGQPDPPEAPAFAAPACPTDRASQGTKQ
- a CDS encoding N-6 DNA methylase, with translation MDLLKRAALRCTSLINQLNAENQVRLGQFFTPPEVAKAMAHLAHLLERGALRILDPGAGTGVLSAAVIERAHAQCPDLKVELTAVEADASLLLALTETLRDCERIGARTKRTPRLGLRGGH
- the hemL gene encoding glutamate-1-semialdehyde 2,1-aminomutase, whose amino-acid sequence is MSTQTNAALFEAARRVIPGGVDSPVRAFGSVGGTPAFIASASGAHVTDAAGRSYVDLVGSWGPALLGHAHPAVVDAVQQAAARGLSFGAPTAAETALAQAVRRRVPAAERVRFVSTGTEATMTAIRLARGATGRDLIVKFAGCYHGHSDGLLAAAGSGVATGGLPGSAGVPEAITSCTIVLPYNDVAALEACFAARGEQIAAVITEPAPANMGIVPPAPGFNAAIRQVTATHGALMIADEVLTGFRVGPAGFWGLEALDGWSTENPDAVAVAGAPSWPGTQWREQAAWVPDLLTFGKVVGGGMPLAALGGRTEIMELLAPAGPVYQAGTLSGNPLATAAGLATLELADDTIYAHVAAQAQAVAGVVSAALSAEGVAHRVQRSGSLFSIMFGEQAAAHGVRDYEQAKTQETWRFGPFFHAFLEAGVALPPSIFESWFLSAAHGEPELEQIAQAARVAAHAAAAAQEGHL
- the hemB gene encoding porphobilinogen synthase; this translates as MSTTPDSAAEFLRRRNVPAPGAPTVRPRRLRATPALRGLVAETRVAPGQLIYPAFVREDITELQAIAAMPGQFQHTLDSIRREAAACAAAGVGAIDLFGVPATRDAVGSGAWAAEGILNRAVAAVRAEVGDALVVCADTCLDEFTSHGHCGVLRSGSGPRAGEVDNDATLPLYQAMAVAQAEAGAHMVSPSGMMDGQVAAIRAALDATGHEDVTILAYSAKYASAYFGPFREAVGSTLQGDRRSYQQDPANRREGLREALLDVAEGADIVMVKPAGPYLDVLADVAAASPVPVAAYQVSGEYAMVEAAAERGWVDRERVITESVTGIVRAGADCVLTYWAREIAERLQA
- a CDS encoding uroporphyrinogen decarboxylase, whose translation is MSVAAPNSSRPLPALLRALTGDRPDRTPVWFMRQAGRSLPEYRTLRERAAISMLDVCLRPDLAAEATLQPVRRHGVDAAVFFSDIMVPLRLAGVGVRIEPGVGPVMAEPVRDAAAIAKLTAHQYGQDEWADGVQAVADGVATVVRELGTPATLSATPTALGRSLTPLGRELTERELAGLAHSADVAGWTPVLGFGGAPFTLAAYLVEGRPSRDHLAARSLMHADPASWERLMTWCAELTGQFIATQVKAGASAAQLFDSWAGALSPQDYRDRVAPYSALAIARAREATSPTTGQSVPLIHFGTGTARILADMHDTGAQAVGVDDRTSLAEALAALSRSRAGLCPVQGNVDPALLAAGPAPLERAVADCLEAGRAAPGHVVNLGHGVPPTTDPAVLTSVVAQVHGSADWRQVAAVPWEPRA
- a CDS encoding APC family permease — protein: MSTRTAAHRVHTHLAEPSTVDTNPRVLAWHHLALMGFVTVWGFGNVVSNFANQGLAVVSSWLAIMVVYFLPYALMVGEMGATFPEARAGVASWVRSTLGSGWAYLCGWTYWVVHIPYLAQKPQALLIALGWAVEGKNGVINSYPVWAVQMVVLVVFLGFTWLASRGIYSVRILGTVAGLASVVMGGLYILLMFAAPVIRGAQVATPRLTSLSTYVPDFDLGYFTTIAMLLLAVGGAERISPYVSNMRDTRYGFSQGMVLMALLVASSALLGSLALGMMFDVDHMDAKMLADFKANGQYLAFQKLGRYYGVGNAFMVLQAVANLLVQAAVLLISIDAPLRVMLCDADERYVPAALRQVNEYGAPVNGYRLTAVLVALISLLPAFGVKTLSELFSNLLDLNAVVMPMRYLFVFAAYIAMRKLAARASRHSEYRLVESDRVAVGLGMWCFGFTAAACLLGVIPAHLPLSSAGWWGKLALNVLTPLALVSLGLVMPLIAERQLGLDRRAQRRPGDTMH